A stretch of Henckelia pumila isolate YLH828 chromosome 4, ASM3356847v2, whole genome shotgun sequence DNA encodes these proteins:
- the LOC140862305 gene encoding protein FAR1-RELATED SEQUENCE 5-like, with translation MPFDSLDEAWKFWVEYGGKTGFGVRKHYYNKNKNGFITSYKYVCCKEGVRKEDKRDFLTLNPRLETRTNCKVRMGVKHVDNIYKVYEFIKEHNHPLHLREIVHMLASQCKVTEVQAY, from the coding sequence ATGCCATTTGATAGCCTAGATGAAGCTTGGAAGTTTTGGGTTGAGTATGGTGGAAAAACTGGATTTGGAGTTAGGAAGCATTATTATAACAAGAACAAGAACGGCTTTATAACATCGTACAAATATGTTTGTTGCAAGGAGGGTGTTCGTAAAGAAGACAAAAGAGATTTTTTGACACTCAATCCTCGGCTTGAAACTCGAACAAATTGTAAAGTAAGAATGGGAGTCAAACATGTTGACAACATTTATAAAGTTTATGAGTTTATCAAAGAGCATAATCACCCGCTCCATCTTCGAGAGATAGTTCACATGTTGGCTTCCCAATGTAAAGTTACAGAAGTTCAGGCCTATTAG